The following are from one region of the Erwinia billingiae Eb661 genome:
- the bcsB gene encoding cellulose biosynthesis cyclic di-GMP-binding regulatory protein BcsB codes for MKRLILPALCFTGVLTLSSVWAAPESVTQDSNALSQIPPPADVGQQTGSTPGYSAQMNQATGTASQMSQPAADPAAQPDAAQPAPGTADSAATRQPDPATGLPAGLPPLPAPVVSAPAQPVLLNQPLTSTVSVGQMGQTNGILLTGGQLQSGIVFTLPTDEVITNARLNLSLKVSQALAARNTSLQLMLNGQPLGTLPLSASDSASEDYQLDIPAAMVVSSNNLSFKINDADQLLCERDSASQYQVTILPKTTLSLEGQQLNIGNTLRNFPRPFIDPLRMTPSVVPMVFGDAVSPGEVSAAAIVSSWMGIQTDYRGISFPVLRNELPEKNGILFAHPGEMVAGVAIPRVTGPSLQVIDNPVNPVYKLMLVIGKDDDALRQAAWRLTQPLSVDVPSLAVAAQNIPVSKPYDAPRWINTDRPVRLSDLLRKDQSMTTTGIWHDALRVNFRAAPDLFLWDGDTLPVKLNYRFPSESWIDEDKSFLNVGLNGTFLRNLTVNKVGLLESVWHRLGGDARQENYTLKLDPYLIYGDNQLQLYFNIKPKADAPCSVLSNNNIKSRIEDDSYIDLSHTRHFTLLPNLSYFVGAAFPFTRFADYSQTVLMLPSSPSNAEISTLLDMAGRSGNATGVALSHNSVMFGIPAGGTSLGRLKNSDVLAVSTLSQTAFNQSMLQGTPYDVNGHTLGVKEPTLLDNLRGWLTGDWYRQAVDADRYFSSNEDWRGFISYSSPWNSSRVVVMTVATDDAQLSRLHHDLTSPRINAGIRGDTAIITDENGIRSFRVGAQFPSGQMPWYMMVIWYANQHAVVLALLALLFSVLVGLSTVVLLKRHAWKRLNPQHDSDSSGEKK; via the coding sequence ATGAAGCGACTGATATTACCTGCGCTCTGTTTTACCGGGGTCCTGACCCTGAGCAGCGTCTGGGCCGCGCCGGAAAGCGTGACCCAGGACAGCAATGCGTTGTCCCAGATCCCACCGCCGGCCGATGTAGGCCAGCAGACCGGCAGCACTCCGGGCTATTCGGCACAGATGAACCAGGCAACCGGCACGGCCTCTCAGATGAGCCAGCCCGCCGCCGATCCGGCCGCGCAGCCCGATGCTGCCCAGCCGGCACCGGGCACGGCGGACAGCGCAGCGACCAGGCAGCCGGATCCGGCCACCGGTCTGCCGGCGGGCCTGCCGCCGCTGCCCGCGCCGGTGGTTTCCGCCCCGGCGCAGCCCGTGTTGCTGAATCAGCCGCTGACCAGCACCGTGTCGGTCGGCCAGATGGGCCAGACCAACGGCATTCTGTTGACCGGCGGTCAGCTGCAGTCCGGTATCGTCTTCACGTTGCCAACGGATGAAGTGATCACTAACGCCCGTCTGAACCTGTCACTGAAGGTCTCTCAGGCGCTGGCCGCCCGTAACACCTCGCTGCAGCTGATGCTCAACGGTCAGCCGCTGGGCACGCTGCCGTTAAGCGCCTCAGACAGCGCCAGCGAAGATTATCAGCTGGATATTCCCGCCGCGATGGTGGTCTCCAGCAACAACCTGAGCTTCAAGATTAACGATGCCGATCAGCTGCTGTGCGAGCGCGACAGCGCCAGTCAGTATCAGGTCACCATCCTGCCGAAAACCACCCTGTCGCTGGAAGGCCAGCAGCTGAATATCGGTAACACGCTGCGCAACTTCCCGCGCCCGTTTATCGATCCGCTGCGCATGACCCCTTCGGTGGTGCCGATGGTGTTTGGCGATGCGGTGTCGCCGGGTGAAGTCAGCGCGGCGGCAATTGTCTCCTCGTGGATGGGTATCCAGACCGATTACCGTGGCATCAGCTTCCCGGTGCTGCGTAACGAGCTGCCAGAGAAAAACGGCATCCTGTTTGCTCATCCGGGCGAAATGGTGGCGGGCGTGGCGATCCCACGCGTGACCGGCCCGAGCCTGCAGGTGATCGATAACCCGGTGAACCCGGTTTACAAGCTGATGCTGGTGATCGGTAAGGACGATGACGCGCTGCGTCAGGCGGCCTGGCGTCTGACGCAGCCGCTGAGCGTCGACGTGCCGTCGCTGGCGGTGGCTGCGCAGAATATCCCGGTCAGCAAGCCGTACGACGCGCCGCGTTGGATCAACACCGATCGTCCGGTTCGCCTCAGCGATCTGCTGCGTAAAGATCAAAGCATGACCACCACCGGGATCTGGCATGACGCGCTGCGGGTGAACTTCCGCGCCGCGCCGGACCTGTTCCTGTGGGATGGCGACACCCTGCCGGTGAAGCTGAACTACCGTTTCCCGTCGGAAAGCTGGATTGATGAGGACAAATCGTTCTTAAACGTCGGGCTGAACGGCACCTTCCTGCGTAACCTGACCGTCAACAAGGTCGGCCTGCTGGAAAGCGTCTGGCACCGTCTGGGCGGCGATGCGCGTCAGGAAAACTACACCCTGAAGCTCGACCCGTACCTGATTTACGGTGACAACCAGCTGCAGCTGTACTTCAACATCAAGCCGAAGGCCGATGCGCCGTGCAGCGTGTTAAGCAACAACAATATCAAGAGCCGGATCGAAGACGACTCCTATATTGACCTGAGCCACACGCGTCACTTTACGCTGCTGCCGAACCTGTCGTATTTCGTCGGTGCGGCCTTCCCGTTCACCCGTTTTGCCGACTACTCGCAGACCGTGTTGATGCTGCCGTCCTCGCCAAGCAATGCTGAAATCAGCACCCTGCTGGATATGGCCGGACGCTCGGGCAATGCCACCGGCGTGGCGTTAAGCCACAACAGCGTGATGTTTGGTATTCCGGCGGGCGGAACCTCGCTGGGACGCCTGAAGAACAGCGATGTGCTGGCGGTTTCGACCCTGTCGCAGACGGCCTTCAACCAGTCGATGTTGCAGGGCACGCCGTACGATGTGAACGGCCACACCCTCGGCGTTAAAGAGCCGACGCTGCTGGATAACCTGCGCGGCTGGCTGACCGGTGACTGGTACCGCCAGGCGGTGGATGCGGATCGCTACTTCTCGTCGAACGAAGACTGGCGCGGCTTTATCAGCTACAGCTCGCCGTGGAACAGTTCACGGGTGGTGGTGATGACCGTCGCCACCGACGATGCCCAGCTTTCCCGCCTGCATCACGACCTGACGTCGCCGCGCATTAACGCCGGCATCCGGGGCGATACGGCGATCATCACCGATGAGAACGGTATCCGCAGCTTCCGCGTCGGCGCGCAGTTCCCGAGCGGCCAGATGCCGTGGTACATGATGGTGATCTGGTATGCCAACCAGCATGCGGTGGTGTTAGCCCTGCTGGCGCTGTTGTTCTCTGTGCTGGTGGGCCTGAGCACCGTTGTGCTGCTGAAGCGCCACGCCTGGAAGCGACTGAACCCGCAACATGATTCCGATTCCTCTGGCGAGAAGAAGTAA